GACAGGTCTCCAGGCCTCTTCTCACTCCTCCCTCTTCAAGACGGTGTCACAGCACCGAATGttcgatttcagcttatttctaaactgttcgtatAGACTCTGCGTTGTTTTCATTGAATTTAGCAGCAGGCTACACTGTCTTTCCTACCATAAACcctgccctaccataagggtctCTGGTGGAAATGCCAGCCAGATTTAGTATAACTGAGCTGTCCCACACCGAGCCGCCCCGACCCCGAGACGTCCACGGTCCAATAAACAACCCCTATAACAGCCGTACACCTATTAgccagtgcattgtgggtattaGGTGGTGCACCTTGGGTATTCAGGGTCTCCCGCataaattgcagtgtcagaCTGCTGCCCTGCAGCCTGATCTATACACAGAGAATGAATGAAGTTTAGAATATTTGATACTTTTTTTTCTtcgttatatatataattttttttaggtCGTAGTGAATGCTGCAGGCGTGTGTTGCTTAAGTGACTGCCGAAGCTGTAAAGTTCTGTGGGAAACCCTGGTATTAGGTGtaagatttcagcttatttctaaactgttcgtatTGACTCTGCATTTTttcgtcgtagtagtaattcttgaagttgaaatcaaagcaacttgccaggttggatcagagggttgaatgGATGTTTTATTAGAGGATTTAATCCATCACAGGTACAGACTTATGTGGAATGGTCTTGGTGTAGGGGGTGAGCAGCAGTCCCCCGACGTGCTCCTTGGCTGTCGACCCCTCTTCTCACCGAAACAAAGgtttggggcgagtattataggAAAGAAAGCGTGAATAACAAAATCACAGATGCAGTGTctcccttgataaggtatacggccctggctatgtcccagacgACCGGGTTGGTTCGTCCTTTGGTTCGTCCGTTGGGACATAACAAATGGGGGAATGTTGGAAATAAAACCTTGTATCAGTAggagaggcactggcctgttcctagacacAGAGATACACTATGCATTATGTGCATTATGGGTATTAGGTGGTGCATTATGGGTATTAGTGGGTGATTCGTGACGTGGAGTTAGGTGGTGTATTACacattgtttaaaaataaaaagtttaaaGCGTAAATGTAAACTTTTATATGTTATCAATAACCCCAATTAAACGAAAACTTCAATCCTCATTCATCTTCTTGATCATAAGGCGGTAGCTGAACTTCATTAAAAGGCAATGACTGACAGGTCACATGGGCGGGATCATCTCCTCGATTAGTGATCCTCGGAGAGGTTTGTCTCCTGATCCACCGAGAGTCAGAGCGCCCTCCAAACGACTCGTCTGGTCTGGGGTCAGAGCCGGACTCTCAAAGTGGATCCGTAACCAGGGGCGGCCTGGAGACAGATAGATACACTTGTTAACTGTCGTTAAAGGTTAAGGGTTTCTGTTTCTGTAAGGGCAGAATGCGACCTCACCTTTATTTACACTTTCACCCAATGACACCAGTAGCTCCGCCCCGACACTGTGATTGATAGGTTCTCCAGCATTCGTTCGCCCTGCCCCAAGCTGATGGAGGACCTCGGCCAAGACAAGCCCATCGATCTCCATGACAACCCCTAGGTAGAAAGAGGGGGTCActcaatcagagagagagagagagagagagagagagagagagagagagagagagagagagagagagagagggagggagagagagacagagagagagagagagagagagagagagagagagactcactgacacagggagagagagagagagagagagagagtaccctgggtgtgtgtgcgtagctcTGTCTGGTGGTCTGCTCTCCTCAGGATGCTGTGGTAGTCTGCTTGGACGGAGCATAGCGATTGAGCATTCTCATTGGACACGCCCTGAGCTACCATCATGGCCTGGAACTTAGCCAGAGCTGCTCCACCAGTCACACTCTCAGTGATCAATCTGCCGCCCTCCGATAGGCTGCTCACTTTGCCTGTCATCACCAGCAACACGCCCCCttcaaataaaaagaacacAGTCCAATGACTCCAGAGACATACAAAGGTCAAGGGTTACAGGGAATGGGCTCTAGGGTACAGGGTATTAGATAATAGGGTATTATAACTGGGAGGGTGTAGAGTATTATATTATAGGGTAGAGGGTATAGCATGGTATCAGAGGGTATTGGTCTAGGGTATATTATGGGGTGGATCCAGGGTATGACATCATCTGGGTAGGGGGGTTGTATCAGGGGTATCATGGGGTATTGTGGGGCATTATGGGGTATGGTGTGCTGCTACCCAGGGTGCTGACCAGCTCCATCAGGTCGCTGGGTCCTTTTCCCTTCAGGGTCTCCAGTGATTCGATGACCTCCACACTGTTGCCGATGCATCGACCAATAGGATTGCTCATGTGGGTAAACACCGCCCTCGTATTCATGCCCAGGTTGTTACCGGCGGTCACCTAAAGGACGACACTTCGTTATCCCAGACCAAAGTAATCACACTGTTTATACTCTGAAGGGAACATTAATATCATAGTAACTTTAGAGTCACAACATCCCTGATGCTAACCAGGGACTCTCCTAGCGCCTTAGCGCTAGCTAGGTCTTTGCAGATAGCTGATCTCCCAAACTTGACGTCCAGGACCAAGGAGTTCAGAGACTCTGCTGCCTTCTTAGAGATGATGGACCCTGGAGAAACAAGATGGCCACACATCGTTGTTTGTGTAGTTCGATATAATCATGAAGCTGGGTTCATGTAGCTCTATACTAGCATGAGGCGGTCTGTGTAGCGCTGTATTATggcacgtttccactgcagggtgcggtacggttcggttcgcaaaggtgcggtacggattgcgtttccaccgccaaaagtgggcgtgacccggactgagccgtacccgttttgccctcgtcttcagtactcctccgttggggtactgagacgcctgaaagggtgccggaaaattcgagctaaaCACCGCCTCCGTtcattggtcgacagaatcgtcacttccgggcgacttggggataaatacaaacaaacagtagcctcgaggtattattctttacaatgatcATGTCgtgtaaaacgcttgcttgggcgaacaaggaggtggagacgttcctctgcattcttggggaggaagacgttgtttacgatgtttacgtaggtGCCGcacgatcgacatccggcctaccataaagggtactgtcggcgatggaaacgcgacctcggaactgagctgggctataccgccccctccctaccggactgaggcgaaccgaaccgcaccgcaccctgcagtggaaacgctgAATTAGCATGAGAATAGGTCTGGTTGAGTGGTACTAGTCGTAGCACTAGTTCTATTTAGCACTAGTACCGGTGATGAGGGGCAGGCTTTCCACAGTGCTGGTGGCATCCCTCAGGGCATAGAGGATGCGGTCCGCtgggaccagagagacagtctGACCCACGATCACACAGCCCACCTCCGCCAGAATTGACCGCagctagagaaagagagagagagagagagagagagagagagaatgagagtgagagtgagagtgagagtgagagagagagagagaaagaggcaggcaggcaggcaggcaggcaggcaggcaggcaggcaggcaggcaggcaggcaggcaggcaggcagacagagaaatAAACCGGTTAGAATCAACTGATTTGGAGTCCCCACAGTGCAGTGTGAACTGTAGTGAGGGGGTCATACACTTACCTGATAGAGGGCTGACTTCGTTGAGATAGTTGATTTAGTTGATTCAGTTGAGTAAGTTGATTAAGTTGCGATAGTTGAGGCAGTTGAAATAGTTGGGTTAGTTGAGTGAGTTGAGTGAGTTGAGTTAGCCACCTTTGGGAACGGCTGGCTGACATTAAACCCTGGGATTGATTCCAGTTTATCCAGAGTTCCTCCAGTATGAGAGAGGCCCCGCCCACTGATCATTGGaacctatcacacacacacacgcacacacacacacacacacacacacacacacacacacacacacacacacacacacacacacacacacacacacacacacacacacacacacacacacacacacacacacacacgcacacccacacacacacacacacacaataaaaggtGTTGTAGCATTTtgactttaaaggtcccatagcattctactttatggatgctttaaacTCGATATTGGTGTGCCCcttatttgaagacgttcccgaaattcagccatggtgcagaattacagccactacgagccagtcgcacaataagcttccccaaacgcgccatttcggtcaaggaggagggtggaggtgtggccctgagcagcttgcggccacggtaccatgcgctctgtttacagtggatgtatcgcaatggcgaggcgcacacagcctttggtcgtgttctgtaaatattctagaacactccgggtgctccagTAGGAGTCCTGGATCTGTAAAacctaaataatatcatattatacatagatatatatatcatataatatatattatctcggccaaaagctgttggcgcctccagacgatgaatctcaaacgactgcgtcggagaattccgacgcagtcgtttgagattcattgtcagttctccgacgtctccggttcctccacgtccacatcaatctgaagtagactgaaccacgacatggaagagaaagggattgttgcctgtGTTTGATGACCGCGAttgactcccgccggagcctcgctgccgagggaccaccgcctcggcagcgggcagcctgTTATgtgtgttatgcgccataacaccaacagcagaacagttatccaatTAACAAAggagtgtacaacacttgcgttacagtgtgtgtaatcgcacacatacacatgcacacacacacgtggcgctcgcacggtcgtggctcattggcgggccaaattgtCAAGGCTGGCAAGGCAGATaaaggggaggtggcatctccccttaCGACGACAATTCCAAAACGGCGTGTCTGTTAGGTGTGgagtgattagccgttacaagctgtttttgATATctgtaggctggtagactgatctatccagcaaccatcttggtggacacgcccacctgtgatgtcagaaggggcagATTCCAAAACGgtttgtaacggctaatcacatcacacctggtggcatatcatgggacctttaatatatGCTGTTCTTTGCATGTTCAATTTAGCATGTTGACTTTAGCCTGTTGCCGTTAGCATGTTTACTTTAGCATCTTCAGGGACGCTGATGACAGCAGGTTGacatcttttttttcctttgatgcAGTTTCAGGACTATCTCTACTATCTTGGATTCATTGCGAAAACGCATTTAGCTGTAGAAACCCTCTAATACATATTTACTAATATCCTTTTATCTTATCCACACTGGGACCTGGTTTCAAAAAAGTGTATTTTCGGCCACCTAAAACACCggatccgtctggacggtcggcccaaACGCACAAGACGTATGGGTTTTCACCCAAAAATCAtttccgtgtggacggggccttaatgCTAAACTCACCTTCAAGCCACAGGCCGCTAGCGCTGGCGCTAGCACCAGGCTCACTTTATCTCCCACGCCGCCAGTGGAGTGTTTGTCCACCACAAGACCCGCCCACTCCTCGGGCCATGACAGCACTTCCCCCGACAGCTTCATCGTTTTGGTCAGGGCCATCGTCTCCGTGGCAACCATGCCCTTCATGAAGATGGCCATCAGCATCGCCCCTGGACACGGAAACACACCTTATAGCACCTAACATTAGGTACCACTTAACCCTTTAGCACCTAACATTAGGTACCACCTTATCTTAGGTGCCACCTTACCATATGTACCACCTTAACCTAAACAACACTCAACCCTCATAGCACCTTGCCTTAGCTACCACTTAACCCTTATATAATACACCACCTTACCTTAGGTACCCTTTAACCCTTATATATCTCCTTACATTAGGTACCACCTTACCTTATGTACCACTTAGCCTGAAACACCACTAATTCTTATACACCACCTAGTGCTTGTGTAGCacttcatggtgtgtgtgtgtgtgtgtgtgtgtgtgtgtgtgtgtgtgtgtgtgtgtgtgtgtgtgtgtgtgtgtgtgtgtgtgtgtgtgtgagtgtgtgtgtgtgtgtctgagagtgtgtgtgagtgcgtccgtgcgtgtgtgtgttgacctgtTTGAGCTTCCTGTATGTTGTTCTCAACTACAGCCTGGAGGAAGAACTGGATGTCTTCATCACTGAGGGCTTTGCCGTCCCTCTTCTTCTTGATCAGATCTGGAATGGACAGCATGGTGGCCTGCATACCCACATACATTAGACCTCCATCTCTGAAGTAGTGACACTTTGTTAAACCATCTCTATAGAAGTGATAATGTTAGACCATCTCTATAGAAGTGAATCTAGTGATAGTGTTAAACCATCTCTATAGAAGTGAATCTAGTGATAGTGTTAAACCATCTCTATAGAAGTGAATCTAGTGATGATAGTGTTAAACCATCTCTATAGAAGTGAATCTAGGGATAGTGTTAAACCATCTCTATAGAAGTGAATCTAGGGATAGTGTTAAACCATCTCTATAGAAGTGAATCTAGGGATAGTGTTAAACCATCGCTATAGAAGTGAATCTAGTGATAGTGTTAAACCATCTCTATAGAAGTGAATCTAGTGATAGTGTTAAACCATCTCTATAGAAGTGAATCTAGTGATAGTGTTAAACCATCTCTATAGAAGTGAATCTAGTGATAGTGTTAAACCATCTCTATAGTAGTGAATCTAGGGATAGTGTTAAACCATCTCTATAGTAGTGAATCTAGTGATAGTGTTAAACCATCTCTATAGTAGTCAGGATTTTTCAAATACTGAGGTCAAAATTCGGCAGACCATTTGCATTATCATTTGGTTCAACAAATGATAACTTTTATTGATGCAGCCTATTACCGCTACGTTGAATCTTTGCACGCACTGCCCTTGTTCTGTGCTTGGTTATGGTTAACCTAACCATAACAACAGAGGGTTTCTCATCttgctgccatctagtggtagaCCAGCGGATTAATAGGTTTTAATTACTCTGCGCGGTTATCACAGAAACGAAACGGAAGGATAAAAATCCCAAGGACACCGCCCAGATAGTATTGATAGTGTTAAACGGTTTGACACTATCGCTATTGTCAGGGCCGTAGCTACCATTGAGGACGCCGAGGTCATGTCCTCTGTATATTTCTCACTATAACTGCTACAGAGATGGTTTAACTTAAACCATCTTTATAGTAGTGATAGTGTGTTAAACCATCTCTATAGTAGTGAAAGTGTTAATCCATCTCTATATTAGTGATACAGTGTATTAAATGATCTCTATAGTAGTGAAAGTGTTAAACCATCTCTATAGTAGTGATAGTGTGTTAAACCATCTCTATAGTAGTGAAAGTGTTAAACCATCTCTATAGCAGTGATAGTGTGTTAAACCATCTCTATAGTAGTGAAAGTGTTAAACCATCTCTATAGTAGTGATGGTGTGTTAAACCATCTCTATTTTAGTGAAAGTGTTAAACCATCTCTATAGTTGTGATAGTGTTTTAGACCATCTCTATAGTAGTGATACAGTATATGTACCAGTCTGCAAgcccaaaaacaaacacacactcacacacacacacacacacacacacacacacacacacacacacacacacacacacacacacacacacacacgcacacacgcacgcacgcacgcacgcacgcacgcacgcacgcacgcacacacacacacacacacacacacacacaaacacacacacacacacacacacacacacacacacacacacacacacacacacacacacaactacctACCTGATTGTTGCCGGGGAATGATTCTGTGGTCTCGGTCCGTATCGTAAAATTCAAACTGTAGACGTCAGTGACAATGGGAGAGCAGAACGCAGGGAACTGACCAATGGGAGAGCAGCTGACGTGGAGGTGAGAGCTGCGAGGAGCTAGAGCGAAGCGCCGCAGGATGGGATgaggagaaaaagagaaggGGTCAAGTCCACTAGAGCTGCAAAACAACATGCAGACAAGCCTCAGTTCTCCCTTCAGTTCCTTTCATCTCTCACACGAAAGATGAGGAACTGCAGCTATAGAACTGGTTTATGGTACGGTATGTGCAGCTATAGAACTGGTTCATGGTACGGTACGTGAAGCCATAGATCTGGTTCATGGTACGGTATGTGAAGCCATAGAACTGGTTCATGGTACGGTACGTGAAGCTATAGAACTGGTTCATGGTTCGGTATGTGAAGCCATAGAACTGGTTCATGGTACGGTATGTGAAGCCATAGAACTGGTTCATGGTATGGTCTGTGCAGCCATAGAACTGGTTCATGGTATGGTCTGTGCAGCCATAGAAGTGTTTCATGGTATGGTCTGTGCAGTCATAGAACTGGTTTATGGTATGGTCTGTGCAGCCATAGAACTGGTTTATGCCTGTGGGTCAGGGACTGGGGGTTCAACGGTCGGACTGGTCAGTCATTAACACGGCCGTGTGTATTCATAAGCCAGAGGTCCACatgaaacagacagacagacagacagacagacagacagacagacaggtgaaccTGGGGGAGTTTATAGTAAATTAGAGTTTATTAAAAGGTTACATCTGCCCAGGACTGAGTTTAGTTGCCGTGACAACCGCCTTCCATAGCAGGTGTGTGcttttagaaaaagaaaaacaggacTCACATCAGCCACCCAAAATAACTACGAGCACATCTTCATCATCGTTATAAATTTAATACCATGTGGTCTTCATCAACAACTTTAATACCATGTTGTCTTCATCTATAACTTTAATACCATGTTGTCATTATCTATAACTGCAATACCATATAGTCTTCATCTATAACTTTGATACCATGTTGTCTTCATCAACAACTTTAATACCATGTTGTCTTCATAAACAATTTTAATACCATGTTGTCTTCATCAACAACTTTAATACCATGTTGTCTTCATCTATAACTTTAATACCATGTTGTCTTCATCTTTATCTTTAATTCCATGACTTCATCATCGCTATAACTTTAATACCATGTTGTCTTCACCATCGCTATAACTTTAAAATCATACTTTGAAAGAGTTGAATCAGATGTCACACATCTGCAACCACTTGGACGGTGTCGCTATGGCAACGGTAGGCCCTGTTGCCACGACAACGTGATGGCCATCCTCTCTTTCTGCGGAGAGTTACAAACTGTAGAGCCGACTTAAGTTGATATACCCAATTACAGGATAGGAATATAAAAACTATAGGCTTCAGACTGTCATATAATCTATAGAAAACGTCCTCCGGAGTCTTAGAAAGAGTAACCAATACTCTGGGTCTAAATGTATTGCAGCTAGGAAAGCGTTTCAATGGAAGTTAACTAGAGATGAGAAGGGCAGCAGAGAATAGTAAACCCATGAAGTAAATCCGGTCAGTTCTGATACACCGATAGGTAAAGGGGTATAAACCCAGGCCTATGGGGGCATGGGGTGGTGGTGCACGTTTCCGGGATGACCGTGGTGTGGTTACCAGGGCGATCGCGGTGTGGTTACCAGGGCAATCGCGGTGTGGTTACCAGGGCAATCGCGGTGTGCGGGGCGTGATCGAGGGTGAAGAGGTTATACTGGAGAGTAGATAACGGTTAACTAGTTAGAGAGGAACGATAAAAGAGGATGATCATTTCTGTACAGATGGCTTTAAAAGGAGATAGCACCGCCCACAGAAACTACACCCGGCTATGGAGCGTCTCAAAACAAACACCACTACAGTCATTAGTACTCAACACCAAACCATCCGCTAAACAACCTCTGAATTATAGAACCAAGGGATTACAAAGTCTACGCCAACATTATTCCAAGCTTGTAAGTGAAGATTGTGAATGATTAATAACTCCATAGAAACACAAAAGTCTAGTAAGAAAGCTGCTATGAAACCAATAGAATGGTTTAGCACACTGTTAGCCTGCTAGCCAACTTAGCATGTCAGCGAAGTCAGTAAGTTAGCTAACATACTGAGTTAACTGGACTAAATTGGCTAACACACTGAATAAGTAAACTCAGTAAAACAGCGAATTTGCCAACTAAGATAAATCGGTAAGATATCTCAATCGGTAAGTTAGCAAACTTACTTCTTAGTCTGTGAAAAAGAGAACAGCATCAGATCCTCAGAAAGGTGATAAtctaaaatgaaaacaaatagagGCAACACTGCCATTCATTTTCCTTCAAACATACTTGATTTAAGAGCTAGCTAGCACTAGATGGCTAGCCAGCGCTAAAGAGCTAGCGAGTGCTAAAGAACCAGGGATGAATCCCAGAGCAGGGAGTACAAATGCCGAGAGATCAAATTGCTTTGACTGCCTGAGATGTTTCAGTGACCAAAAGAGCATCTGACCAGAATATCAAGACTAAGATCTTCCCAGGGTCTGAGGaagagaggtcaggggtcaagcgGAGGCGTCCAGGAGCTGGCGCAGGGCGCGCTCGATGTTGATGCGGTGGCCCAGGCGCGTGACGCCCAGCTCGGCGTAGTCCTCCTTGGTGAGGGCCGGGAGGTGCGAGCCCTCGATCTCGTGCTCCTGGAAGCGCTGCCGGTGCTCGGCCAGCCCCACGCTCTCCAGCCAGTCGCCCACGTCGTACTTGCTCCACAGACCCAGGGGCCGCTGCCGCCAGGGCCGCAGGGCCAGCAGGGGCCCGCCCAGCACGGGGGAGGGGCAGGGCGAGGCgtggggcgagggggagggggagcgggagCGCGCCCGGGCGCTGGCGCTGCGCATCACGAAGCGCACCTCCTTGGGCTCGGAGGGCAGGCTGAGGCTGGACGACTTGAGGATGGTGAGGCCGCGGCCGGAGCTCAGCTCGGGCCGGTCGGGGGAGGGCGAGGAGCCCAGGCCCATCAGCCTCtcggagcagggggagggggacggggaggggctCCGGCGGGTGACGGGGTAGCGGCTCCCGGGGCGGACGGTGTAGCTGGTGCCCCTCTGAGAGATGGTGTGGAGCTCGCCGAGGCTGGAGAACAACCTGCAACACACCGCCGCGCGTCACTCTTCACTGTTATCTTCATCATCAATATTACTGATATGAATATGATTATATGCATAAATGATTCATCGCATTATTCAGAATGTTAGTAATAGCATGGTTAATGGAATGATGAATAGGATTATTTATAGCATTATCAACAgcattatttattgttttattaatagTACTATTAACAGCAATATTAATAGCATTATTAGtagctttttttaaataatgttaaATAGTGTTGGAATTGGGGTTATAGGTTATCAGGTTAATACCGAACCTGGTTATTAATTTTaagtattattacattattataacgtattgttaatattattatgatTCATAATGAATCAGCTTTAACAACAAATGTTTACCCAGGGTATAAAACCTACGATTTACTGTCTTCAAAGTCTGCTACACATCTGGAagaaaaagaacaaacatcTGGAACACTAGAACCATCTGGAAGCCTAGAACCATCAAGAACCATCTGGAACGCTAGAAACAAACCATCCTGTGACTGACCAatctctaacctagtacctagACCCACCATTTCTAACCTAACAACTTACCACCTCCAACCTATCGCCTAAACTGACCCCCTCTAACCTAGCACCTAAACCTAACCTTTTCAACCAAACTAACGCTAGTGCTTGATGGGTAATGACCTAGTCGACCGTTTCCATGACAACGCACCTTGCCCCGCCCACTGGCGACCTGCGTCCGGGGTCAAGGGGgctaggctcctcccccagggaGTGGCTGTCTTTGTTGAGCAGCTGCAGCCGATTGGCCAGGTCCAGCCCCGAGCCCGTCCTATTGGAGAGCTCCAAGGCCGTGCTCATCCTATTGGTCAGATCGACGGCCGAGCCCGCCCCCTGGCCTCCCAGGGCCACCGGCCGGCCCCCGtcccctggctccgccccccgcTCCGCCCCCCGCTCCGCCCCCCGATCCGCCCCCTCGCCGCCCCACAGCTTGGACCTCCTCTGGAAGAGGTACCGTGGCTGGCGGGCCGAGGGGCCGCCGGAGggcggagaggggaggagctCGCTGTCCGACGACTGCTTCAGCAGGGGGTCCCTGAGGGCGGCGCGGCCGCGGCCCACCGGGGAGCGGAGGCGGGGCTTGAGgccgggcggggccgggggcgaggagggggaggggggggcgggaggggaggCCAgcgtgatggagggagggagggaggagctgggggagaaGGACCCGTCCtcccccgccgcctccccccccccgcccccctcgcccGCTCGCCGGGGcagcagagcgagggaggggggcgggggggagggcagggaggcgaaggcgggggggggagacaccagGCCgatcctcctcagctcctcccgcGTCTCCTCATcgctggaggagaggagcgcCGGGGGGAGGGTCACCGTgaaggccccgccctcctcctccgagcTGCCCACcgtcaggctcctcctcctctccgcctcccccccccccggcccctcggcggccggcgggggggcgggtCTCCAGCGCTcgggggaggggccggcggGGGAGTTGAGCCCCCCCTCCGTCTCGGGCCGCTCCACTGGGCCCTCGGGGTAAAGGGGCGGGGCCTCGGGGTAGAGGGGCGGGGGCTCGGTGTagaggggcggggccggccGCTTGTGCCGCAGCTCCGGGCTGGCGAGGGGCGTGGCGGCGGGGGTGCGCTTGGCGCGGGCGTCGGGGGAGCCCAGGGGGGAGGAGcccaggggggaggggctgcagGACGCCTTGCTGCGCGGCTCGGGGGAGGGGCTTCGGGCCGTcagcgctcgctctctcgccgcCAGTGCCAGGGCGAGCGGGGACGAGGGATCTGGAAGATAAGAGGTCATGGGGTCACGGagaggacaggggggagggtcaggggtcacagtGGTCAGGGAGAAAGGGGTCATGGAGAGGTCAGGGGTGAGGGGAGtgacggagaggggggggggggggggtcaagggtcacggAGAGGCGGAGGACTGACCTAGAGGCTTGCCGGTGAGCGGGTGGAGGaaggtgtggggggtgggggagggggagagcacaggggcgggggggggcagctcCCCCAGGTCGTCCATGGAGTGGCTGAGGGTCAGGAGGGGCGGGGCGTGGTccgaccccgccccctccaccgacaggaagagggaggagcggCGGCCCTGGACCCGGGCGCGCTCAGACAGGACCTGCTGCTGGTAGAGCTCCGCCCTGCTGGGGAAGGGCACGCCCCCTTCCTGCGGGTACAGCTCCGCCCTACTGGGGATGGCCCCGCCCCGTTCCTGCTCCTTCTGTCCCAGACCTgcagaggagacgaggagactaGGAGAAGagacgaggagacgaggagactaggagaggagaggagaggagaggagaggagaggagaggagaggagaggagaggagaggagaggagaggagggaagaggagaggagaggagaggaggagacaaggagaggagagaggagaggagaggagacgtcACCTTGCTCCTCCACTGGCGTCTGCTTCAGAAGCGGCGATTTCCTCCTCTGGGGTTTACT
The nucleotide sequence above comes from Gadus chalcogrammus isolate NIFS_2021 chromosome 4, NIFS_Gcha_1.0, whole genome shotgun sequence. Encoded proteins:
- the LOC130381673 gene encoding thymidine phosphorylase-like yields the protein MLSIPDLIKKKRDGKALSDEDIQFFLQAVVENNIQEAQTGAMLMAIFMKGMVATETMALTKTMKLSGEVLSWPEEWAGLVVDKHSTGGVGDKVSLVLAPALAACGLKVPMISGRGLSHTGGTLDKLESIPGFNVSQPFPKLRSILAEVGCVIVGQTVSLVPADRILYALRDATSTVESLPLITGSIISKKAAESLNSLVLDVKFGRSAICKDLASAKALGESLVTAGNNLGMNTRAVFTHMSNPIGRCIGNSVEVIESLETLKGKGPSDLMELVSTLGGVLLVMTGKVSSLSEGGRLITESVTGGAALAKFQAMMVAQGVSNENAQSLCSVQADYHSILRRADHQTELRTHTQGVVMEIDGLVLAEVLHQLGAGRTNAGEPINHSVGAELLVSLGESVNKGRPWLRIHFESPALTPDQTSRLEGALTLGGSGDKPLRGSLIEEMIPPM